One genomic region from Streptomyces sp. NBC_01304 encodes:
- a CDS encoding MBL fold metallo-hydrolase, translating into MTQQSESTTSRALTPAAAPPESERSTAPRPLGEPRRWPKTFADRLTAPLPGVKALARFLREGSLRPGAEGVADIPQLPFEPGPLPRVDASTVAVTWVGHASWVLRIGGLTVLTDPVWSRKIFGIPARITPAGIAWNALPRVDAVVISHNHYDHLDAPTLKRLPRETPVFVPAGLGRWFKRRRFTCVTELDWWEAAELATPEGDTVRFDFVPAHHWSKRFLTDTCRTLWGGWVLTDGAGRKVYFAGDTGYGHWFKEIGDRHPGIDLAMLPIGAYDPRWWLSDVHCDPEEAVRAVDDLAAKRLAPMHWATFLLSAEPVLEPLHRVRAAWEKTGRAREDLWDLPVGASRVLEA; encoded by the coding sequence ATGACCCAGCAGTCCGAGTCGACGACGTCCCGCGCTCTGACTCCGGCGGCGGCACCGCCGGAGTCAGAGCGCTCCACCGCGCCCCGCCCGCTCGGCGAGCCGCGCCGCTGGCCCAAGACGTTCGCCGACCGGCTCACCGCGCCGCTGCCCGGAGTCAAGGCCCTCGCCCGCTTTCTGCGCGAGGGCTCGCTCAGGCCCGGCGCAGAGGGCGTCGCGGACATCCCGCAGCTGCCGTTCGAGCCGGGCCCGCTGCCCCGCGTGGACGCGAGCACGGTGGCGGTCACCTGGGTGGGGCACGCCAGTTGGGTCCTGCGCATCGGCGGCCTGACCGTCCTCACCGACCCCGTCTGGTCCCGCAAGATCTTCGGCATCCCGGCCCGCATCACCCCCGCCGGCATCGCGTGGAACGCCCTGCCGCGCGTCGACGCGGTCGTCATCAGCCACAACCACTACGACCACCTGGACGCCCCGACCCTGAAGAGACTCCCGCGCGAGACACCGGTGTTCGTACCGGCGGGGCTTGGGCGGTGGTTCAAGCGCCGCCGCTTCACGTGCGTCACCGAGCTCGACTGGTGGGAGGCCGCCGAACTGGCCACCCCCGAGGGCGACACCGTCCGCTTCGACTTCGTGCCCGCCCACCACTGGTCCAAGCGCTTCCTCACCGATACCTGCCGCACCCTGTGGGGCGGCTGGGTCCTCACCGACGGCGCGGGCCGCAAGGTGTACTTCGCGGGGGACACGGGCTACGGCCACTGGTTCAAGGAGATCGGCGACCGCCACCCCGGCATCGACCTCGCGATGCTGCCGATCGGCGCGTACGACCCGCGCTGGTGGCTGAGCGATGTGCACTGCGACCCGGAGGAGGCCGTACGCGCCGTCGACGACCTCGCCGCCAAGCGCCTGGCCCCGATGCACTGGGCCACCTTCCTGCTGTCGGCGGAGCCGGTCCTCGAACCGCTGCACCGCGTCCGGGCGGCGTGGGAGAAGACGGGCCGGGCCCGCGAGGACCTGTGGGACCTCCCGGTCGGCGCCTCGCGCGTCCTGGAGGCCTGA
- a CDS encoding MBL fold metallo-hydrolase: protein MPVEITWWGHATCTIEDSGTRVLTDPLFARRLAHLRRRRGDVPPPRATVADAVLISHLHADHLHLPSLAQLPRGTQVLVPRGAAQAVRGLRRVVADGALRLTEVGPGDSTMIGDGLVVRAVSAAHDGRRLPYGPERCPALGYVVSGTARTYFAGDTGLFDAMADEVGEVDVALLPVGGWGPYLGHGHLDAGRAAEALARLAPRSAVPVHYGTYWPIGMDAVRPHEFHAPGVEFERHAARLAPQVTVHRLGHGESIRPEGAK from the coding sequence GTGCCGGTGGAGATCACCTGGTGGGGCCATGCGACCTGCACGATCGAGGACTCCGGCACCCGGGTGCTGACCGACCCCCTGTTCGCGCGGCGTCTCGCGCACCTGCGGCGGCGCCGGGGCGACGTACCGCCGCCGCGGGCCACGGTCGCCGATGCCGTGCTCATCTCGCATCTGCACGCCGACCATCTGCATCTGCCGTCGCTGGCGCAGCTGCCCCGTGGCACGCAGGTCCTGGTGCCGCGCGGGGCTGCGCAGGCGGTACGCGGACTGCGGCGGGTCGTCGCGGACGGCGCGCTGCGGCTCACCGAGGTCGGGCCCGGGGACTCGACGATGATCGGGGACGGGCTTGTCGTGCGGGCGGTGTCCGCGGCGCACGACGGGCGGCGGCTGCCGTACGGCCCCGAGCGGTGTCCGGCGCTCGGCTATGTGGTGAGCGGTACGGCGCGGACGTACTTCGCCGGGGACACGGGCCTGTTCGATGCCATGGCCGACGAGGTCGGCGAGGTCGATGTGGCGCTGCTTCCGGTGGGCGGCTGGGGGCCCTATCTGGGGCACGGCCATCTCGATGCCGGCCGCGCCGCCGAGGCCCTGGCCCGGCTCGCGCCGCGCAGTGCGGTGCCGGTGCACTACGGGACGTACTGGCCGATCGGCATGGACGCGGTCAGGCCGCACGAATTCCATGCGCCGGGTGTGGAGTTCGAGCGCCATGCCGCGCGGCTCGCCCCGCAGGTGACGGTGCACCGGCTCGGGCACGGCGAGAGCATTCGGCCGGAGGGCGCCAAGTGA
- a CDS encoding OsmC family peroxiredoxin yields the protein MATTRTAHTVWEGSLTEGAGEVTLDSSGIGKYPVSWPSRAEAANGKTSPEELIAAAHSSCYSMALSHGLTGAGNPPTRLTTQAEVTFQPGTGITGIHLTVEGEVPGLDEAAFLAAAEDAKKNCPVSQALTGTTITLDAKLA from the coding sequence GTGGCCACGACGCGCACCGCTCACACCGTCTGGGAAGGCAGCCTGACCGAAGGCGCCGGCGAGGTGACCCTCGACTCCTCGGGCATCGGCAAGTACCCGGTGTCCTGGCCGTCCCGCGCCGAGGCGGCCAACGGCAAGACCAGCCCCGAGGAGCTCATCGCCGCCGCCCACTCCAGCTGCTACTCGATGGCCCTGTCGCACGGCCTGACCGGTGCGGGCAACCCGCCCACCCGGCTGACCACGCAGGCCGAGGTCACCTTCCAGCCGGGCACCGGCATCACCGGGATCCACCTCACCGTCGAGGGCGAGGTCCCCGGCCTCGACGAGGCGGCGTTCCTTGCGGCGGCCGAGGACGCCAAGAAGAACTGCCCGGTCAGCCAGGCCCTCACCGGCACGACCATCACGCTGGACGCGAAGCTGGCCTGA
- a CDS encoding DUF6345 domain-containing protein, producing the protein MRMIFGDRGPSPFEGEKPGAVDRDSTFGWWGAFSIQKFVNQSPLSQTHADATGWLAYLQQFYDRNFWFADGGVQPWAYEETYDNWQDRYGMDAVCAVYHSGHGGMDGNGVFFAPLGAVWDGRSDAVSNRMAFGNERANYVFWSTCFSLRVLAGHNPIRTWAGPNLGSRMIFGFETVSIDSGDYGKKFWEKWRAGQTYCDAWLNASWDIYKGQAPSVCATGATQAEATARLNGERNFYREHTPDNWYVWRWYYAREGLREATTQAPKDPKTVQLAPRDPSAELTKLGQLANFPSAALQEVQIERQGVASVNSGDRSISTAPHAIRWVKLAEPNRRNKTQLPTDRAVEAARAFAEQHAQGAELVLDSVHDLMENSGKKDGTELGEPYSLQTFVTFRQAFDGVPVITPDRGEIRVALDNDGTVVQAQLSTREATGATRTPSSAVAPPSPKGGAKPAAPAREKDPKKALQAAQERLIAELAASSVESSEASALAAVRQSLEVKDVAGSFEVGYEIEGNEAYLAARKLIEIGSPDSMFKTRRWVVAPLAR; encoded by the coding sequence ATGCGCATGATCTTTGGCGACCGAGGGCCGTCACCGTTCGAAGGCGAGAAGCCGGGAGCGGTCGATCGTGACTCGACATTCGGATGGTGGGGTGCGTTCAGCATCCAGAAGTTCGTCAACCAGTCGCCACTGTCCCAGACGCACGCGGACGCCACCGGCTGGCTGGCATACCTGCAGCAGTTCTACGACCGCAACTTCTGGTTCGCCGACGGCGGCGTGCAGCCGTGGGCGTACGAGGAGACGTACGACAACTGGCAGGACCGGTACGGGATGGACGCGGTCTGTGCCGTGTACCACTCGGGCCACGGCGGCATGGACGGCAACGGCGTGTTCTTCGCGCCGCTCGGCGCGGTGTGGGACGGCCGCAGTGACGCGGTCTCCAACCGGATGGCGTTCGGCAACGAGAGGGCCAACTACGTCTTCTGGTCGACCTGCTTCTCGCTGCGCGTCCTTGCGGGCCACAACCCGATCCGCACCTGGGCGGGCCCGAACCTCGGCTCCCGCATGATCTTCGGCTTCGAGACGGTCAGCATCGACAGCGGTGACTACGGCAAGAAGTTCTGGGAGAAGTGGCGGGCCGGCCAGACCTACTGCGACGCGTGGCTGAACGCCAGTTGGGACATCTACAAGGGCCAGGCCCCGTCGGTCTGCGCGACCGGCGCGACCCAGGCCGAGGCGACGGCGCGGCTGAACGGCGAGCGGAACTTCTACCGGGAGCACACGCCGGACAACTGGTACGTGTGGCGCTGGTACTACGCACGCGAGGGCCTGCGCGAGGCCACCACCCAGGCCCCGAAGGACCCGAAGACCGTGCAGCTGGCACCGCGCGACCCGAGCGCCGAACTGACCAAGCTGGGGCAGCTGGCGAACTTCCCGTCGGCGGCGCTGCAGGAGGTCCAGATCGAGCGGCAGGGCGTCGCGAGCGTCAACTCCGGTGACCGGTCCATCTCGACGGCGCCGCACGCGATCCGCTGGGTGAAGCTCGCCGAGCCCAACCGGCGCAACAAGACCCAGCTGCCCACCGACCGCGCGGTCGAGGCGGCCCGTGCCTTCGCCGAGCAGCACGCCCAAGGGGCCGAGCTGGTCCTGGATTCGGTGCACGACCTGATGGAGAACTCCGGCAAGAAGGACGGCACCGAGCTCGGCGAGCCGTACTCCCTGCAGACGTTCGTCACCTTCCGGCAGGCCTTCGACGGAGTGCCGGTGATCACTCCGGACCGGGGCGAGATCAGGGTGGCGCTGGACAACGACGGAACCGTCGTCCAGGCGCAGCTGTCCACCCGCGAGGCCACCGGCGCGACGCGGACGCCCAGTTCCGCCGTGGCCCCGCCGTCGCCGAAGGGTGGCGCGAAGCCCGCCGCCCCGGCTCGCGAGAAGGACCCGAAGAAGGCGCTGCAGGCGGCCCAGGAGCGGCTGATCGCCGAGCTCGCGGCGTCGTCCGTGGAGTCCTCCGAGGCTTCCGCGCTCGCGGCGGTCCGGCAGTCGCTCGAGGTCAAGGATGTGGCGGGGTCGTTCGAGGTCGGCTATGAGATCGAGGGCAACGAGGCCTATCTCGCCGCCCGCAAGCTGATCGAGATCGGTTCTCCGGACAGCATGTTCAAGACGCGCCGCTGGGTGGTGGCGCCGCTGGCCAGGTGA
- a CDS encoding DedA family protein, whose amino-acid sequence MSLESLLLLADRAAVVPTESTQQAVGYPSLFLLVVIGALVPVVPTGAVVSSAAVVAFHQTDPLSLLIVFLVASFAAFLGDTGLYWLGRRGMRSKNGSRWLKALRDRAPEERLKQAQDKLDDHGVAVLVLSRLVPAGRIPVMLACLMAKMPLRRFVRGNAPACLAWAATYQLIGILGGSLFDEPWKGVVAAVLLTVVISGAPMVWRRVRPSH is encoded by the coding sequence GTGAGCCTGGAAAGCTTGCTGTTGCTGGCCGACCGGGCGGCCGTCGTGCCGACCGAGTCGACCCAGCAGGCCGTGGGCTATCCCTCGCTGTTCCTGCTCGTGGTGATCGGGGCGCTCGTCCCGGTAGTGCCGACGGGGGCGGTGGTGAGCTCGGCGGCGGTGGTGGCGTTCCATCAGACGGATCCGCTGTCGCTGCTCATCGTGTTCCTGGTGGCGTCGTTCGCGGCGTTCCTCGGGGACACCGGGCTGTACTGGCTGGGGCGGCGCGGGATGCGGTCGAAGAACGGCTCGCGGTGGCTCAAGGCGCTGCGCGACCGGGCGCCGGAGGAGCGGCTGAAGCAGGCGCAGGACAAGCTGGACGACCACGGGGTCGCGGTGCTCGTGCTGTCGCGCCTTGTCCCGGCGGGGCGGATTCCGGTGATGCTGGCGTGCCTGATGGCCAAGATGCCGCTGCGTCGCTTCGTACGCGGGAACGCACCGGCCTGTCTGGCATGGGCGGCGACGTACCAACTGATCGGGATCCTGGGCGGCTCGCTGTTCGACGAGCCGTGGAAGGGCGTGGTGGCGGCGGTGCTGCTGACCGTGGTGATCAGTGGGGCGCCGATGGTGTGGCGGCGGGTGCGGCCCTCCCACTGA
- a CDS encoding aminotransferase class I/II-fold pyridoxal phosphate-dependent enzyme translates to MLPEGHGPVRYGPPPPDPGLPVLPELAAVLAASAGRAHPEPPGGPTELLDAACGYWARRGLPTEREHTAAGPGATPLLLALTAAVGGDVLLPRPCPAWWEPGARLLGRRTYHVPTPVECGGIPDPYALLETVRRVRAEGGDPRLLVLSVADDPTATVPPPEVLHETVEAALGEGLHLISDETWRDTLHHPQDTVLIGPAEMAPEHVTVLADLHGAYLPADWPAAIARFPATAEGAALRARTLDVLTALGARVAAPVASAAAYALGEPDAITARLTVAVRLHARVATAMHRALLAAGILARPPQAGRHLYADLGPLRSVLAARGVTDAMELEDHLTERLGMPTPGGHRFGDDLGALRVRLSTGPLLGATPQQRLESLTASDPLALPHVERALSIFGSALDDLRADAQRMEPPR, encoded by the coding sequence ATGCTTCCGGAAGGCCACGGCCCCGTCCGGTACGGCCCGCCCCCGCCCGACCCCGGTCTTCCGGTGCTCCCGGAACTCGCCGCCGTGCTCGCCGCGTCCGCCGGGCGCGCCCACCCCGAACCCCCGGGCGGCCCGACCGAACTGCTCGACGCGGCCTGCGGCTACTGGGCCCGCCGTGGCCTGCCCACCGAGCGCGAGCACACCGCGGCGGGCCCCGGCGCGACCCCGCTGCTGCTCGCCCTGACGGCGGCCGTCGGCGGCGACGTCCTGTTGCCGCGCCCCTGCCCGGCCTGGTGGGAGCCGGGGGCCAGACTCCTCGGGCGGCGCACCTACCACGTGCCGACACCCGTCGAGTGCGGCGGAATCCCGGACCCGTACGCCCTGTTGGAGACGGTTCGCCGGGTCCGGGCCGAGGGCGGCGACCCGCGGCTGCTCGTCCTGTCCGTCGCGGACGACCCCACGGCCACCGTGCCGCCGCCCGAAGTGCTGCACGAGACGGTCGAGGCGGCGCTCGGCGAGGGGCTGCACCTGATCTCCGACGAGACCTGGCGCGACACCCTGCACCACCCGCAGGACACCGTCCTCATCGGCCCCGCCGAGATGGCCCCCGAGCACGTCACGGTCCTGGCCGACCTGCACGGCGCGTATCTGCCCGCCGACTGGCCCGCCGCGATCGCCCGCTTCCCGGCCACCGCCGAGGGCGCCGCCCTGCGCGCCCGCACCCTCGACGTGCTCACCGCGCTCGGCGCCCGGGTCGCGGCCCCGGTCGCCTCGGCGGCGGCGTACGCACTGGGCGAACCCGACGCGATCACCGCCCGCCTCACCGTGGCCGTACGGCTGCACGCGCGCGTGGCCACCGCCATGCACCGCGCCCTGCTCGCCGCCGGGATCCTCGCCCGGCCCCCGCAGGCGGGCCGCCATCTCTACGCCGACCTGGGGCCCCTGCGGTCGGTGCTCGCCGCGCGTGGTGTCACGGACGCGATGGAGCTGGAGGACCACCTCACCGAGCGGCTCGGCATGCCGACGCCCGGCGGTCACCGCTTCGGCGACGATCTGGGCGCGCTGCGGGTGCGCCTGTCCACCGGACCGCTGCTCGGCGCCACCCCGCAGCAACGCCTGGAATCCCTCACCGCCTCGGACCCCCTCGCGTTGCCGCACGTGGAGCGGGCGTTGAGCATCTTCGGATCGGCCCTGGACGACCTACGGGCCGACGCCCAGCGAATGGAGCCGCCTCGATGA
- a CDS encoding alkaline phosphatase family protein: MLVLAGALPDFRLQSATGDSATRIAITAAIGAGAFGILSALVWPFLVRALLLVPALVLGLLVFFLNGSLLLIALRLIPDGRGEAAPETAVVVAAVMSAVASATSTALAVRDDEAYRRRLYRLADRRRGKTAAPPGPRTPGTVFLQLDGVGHDVLEHAVRAGLMPTVEGWLADTHRLTPWRTDWSSQTGASQLGILHGSNHDVPAFRWYEKDTGEVMVSNRPASAAELQRRAIERTGDGGLLTRDGASRGNLFSGGAEQLALVLSMAARRGRKNRSRAGYFAYFSDPANAVRTAMSFIAEVGREIGQSVRGRLCRVRPRVKRGGLYPVIRAFATVVERDVVVAAVIGDMLAGRSAVYADLVAYDEVAHHSGPLSRDAEKVLQRLDRSLELIATVAEHAPRSYRIVLLSDHGQSPGETFHRRYGLSLADLVRAGCGLPVPRKAQRTHSGAEAWAALGAALHRPVEEVLVAESQRQRHSEPVVLASGNLGLISFPGVPGRMTREQIEARHPALLATLANHPGVGFLLVRSEEHGALVLGAHGAEVRLDELGPDAGPQQLGPLAEFGPGAADAVRRTDSFPHTADIMVNSWYDPQTGEVLAFEEQIGSHGGLGGAQGRPFLLSPRTLSEPVGQGEELVGAEQVHRVLRCWLREADGPQVPVGGALEDHPPRQEAEGAFPVTGRAVPDKSL, translated from the coding sequence ATGCTCGTACTGGCCGGCGCGCTCCCCGACTTCCGGCTCCAGTCCGCCACCGGCGACAGCGCCACCCGCATCGCCATCACCGCCGCGATCGGAGCCGGCGCCTTCGGCATCCTGAGCGCCCTCGTCTGGCCCTTCCTGGTACGGGCGCTCCTCCTGGTCCCCGCCCTGGTCCTGGGCCTGCTCGTCTTCTTCCTCAACGGCTCGCTCCTCCTGATCGCCCTGCGCCTCATCCCCGACGGCCGCGGTGAGGCGGCCCCGGAGACGGCGGTCGTGGTCGCCGCGGTGATGTCGGCCGTCGCGTCGGCGACCTCCACGGCTCTCGCCGTACGCGACGACGAGGCGTACCGCCGCAGGCTCTACCGCCTCGCCGACCGCCGACGGGGCAAGACCGCCGCGCCACCCGGCCCGCGTACGCCCGGCACGGTCTTCCTCCAGCTCGACGGGGTGGGCCACGACGTCCTGGAGCACGCCGTGCGGGCAGGACTCATGCCCACGGTCGAGGGCTGGCTCGCGGACACCCACCGGCTCACGCCGTGGCGCACCGACTGGTCCAGCCAGACCGGCGCCAGCCAGCTGGGCATCTTGCACGGCAGCAACCACGATGTCCCGGCCTTCCGTTGGTACGAGAAGGACACCGGCGAGGTCATGGTCAGCAACCGCCCCGCCAGCGCCGCGGAACTGCAGCGCCGCGCCATCGAGCGCACCGGCGACGGCGGGCTGCTCACCCGGGACGGTGCGAGCCGCGGGAACCTCTTCAGCGGGGGAGCCGAGCAGCTGGCCCTGGTGCTGTCGATGGCGGCCCGGCGGGGGCGCAAGAACCGTTCCCGCGCCGGATACTTCGCGTATTTCTCCGACCCGGCGAACGCCGTCCGCACCGCTATGTCGTTCATCGCCGAGGTCGGCCGCGAGATCGGCCAGTCGGTGCGGGGGCGGCTGTGCCGGGTCCGGCCCCGGGTCAAGCGGGGCGGGCTCTACCCGGTGATCCGGGCGTTCGCGACGGTCGTCGAGCGCGATGTGGTGGTCGCCGCGGTGATAGGGGACATGCTCGCCGGGCGCAGTGCGGTCTACGCCGACCTGGTCGCGTACGACGAAGTGGCGCACCACTCCGGGCCGCTCAGCCGTGACGCGGAGAAGGTGCTGCAGCGCCTGGACCGGTCCCTCGAACTCATCGCCACGGTCGCCGAACACGCCCCGCGCAGCTACCGGATCGTGCTGCTCTCCGATCACGGCCAGAGCCCGGGGGAGACCTTCCACCGGCGTTACGGGCTGAGCCTCGCCGACCTGGTCCGGGCCGGCTGCGGGCTGCCGGTGCCGCGCAAGGCGCAGCGCACCCACAGCGGCGCCGAGGCATGGGCCGCGCTCGGGGCGGCGCTGCACCGGCCCGTCGAGGAGGTGCTCGTCGCGGAGAGCCAGCGCCAGCGGCACAGCGAGCCCGTCGTACTCGCCTCCGGCAACCTCGGCCTGATCTCCTTCCCGGGTGTGCCGGGGCGGATGACCCGCGAACAGATCGAGGCCAGGCACCCGGCCCTCCTTGCCACCCTCGCCAACCATCCCGGCGTCGGCTTCCTCCTCGTCCGCAGCGAGGAGCACGGCGCGCTGGTGCTCGGCGCGCACGGCGCCGAGGTGCGCCTCGACGAGCTGGGCCCGGACGCGGGGCCCCAACAGCTCGGCCCGCTCGCGGAGTTCGGGCCCGGGGCCGCCGACGCGGTGCGGCGCACCGACTCCTTCCCGCACACCGCGGACATCATGGTCAACTCCTGGTACGACCCTCAGACCGGCGAAGTCCTCGCCTTCGAGGAGCAGATCGGCTCGCACGGCGGGCTCGGCGGCGCGCAGGGCCGTCCGTTCCTGCTGTCGCCGCGCACCCTGTCCGAGCCGGTGGGGCAGGGGGAGGAGCTGGTGGGCGCCGAGCAGGTGCACCGGGTGCTGCGGTGCTGGCTGCGGGAGGCGGACGGGCCGCAGGTGCCGGTGGGGGGTGCCCTGGAGGATCACCCGCCCCGACAGGAAGCGGAAGGAGCATTTCCGGTTACCGGTCGTGCCGTACCGGACAAAAGCCTTTGA
- a CDS encoding amino acid permease, whose product MQDEQTPPSKHARRFGLPIATCLVMGNIVGGGIFLLPASVAPYGTISLVAFGILTLGAIALALVFGKLSARDPRTGGPYVYAREAFGDFAGFLAAWSYWITAWVSNAALAVIAVGYLSVLFPGLSDHKWAMCGAALVCQWLPGFANFAGTRYVGAVQLVATVLKFAPLLLVAIGGLFFFDADNLGPFQTGEGGGGIGAISAAAAILLFSYLGVESAAMSAGEVRDPRRNVGRATILGVLGAAGVYLLGTLAVFGTVAHDKLVDSKAPFTDAVNVMFGGSWGGTLVAWAAIISILGALNGWTLLSAQAPYAAAKDGLFPAIFAKKERGVPTVGVLITVILASALTVYQYASDGKGVFELLVTVTTFMATVPYLLAAAAQIYYLLSGQADRVHRGRLVRDSLVALIAFGFSMWLVAGSGYEPVYQGVLFLFAGVLVYALMSARKKKAGLAEAA is encoded by the coding sequence ATGCAGGACGAGCAGACCCCGCCCAGCAAGCACGCCCGGCGGTTCGGGCTGCCCATCGCGACCTGCCTGGTCATGGGCAACATCGTGGGCGGCGGCATCTTCTTGCTGCCGGCCTCGGTGGCCCCGTACGGCACCATCAGCCTCGTCGCCTTCGGCATCCTCACGCTCGGCGCGATCGCCCTCGCCCTCGTCTTCGGCAAGCTCTCCGCGCGCGACCCGCGCACCGGCGGCCCCTATGTGTACGCGCGTGAGGCATTCGGCGACTTCGCCGGATTCCTCGCCGCCTGGTCGTACTGGATCACCGCCTGGGTGTCGAACGCCGCGCTCGCCGTGATCGCGGTGGGCTATCTGAGCGTGCTCTTCCCCGGGCTCTCCGACCACAAGTGGGCGATGTGCGGGGCCGCCCTTGTCTGCCAGTGGCTGCCCGGCTTCGCCAACTTCGCCGGCACCCGCTACGTCGGCGCGGTCCAACTCGTCGCCACCGTACTGAAGTTCGCGCCCCTGCTGCTCGTCGCCATCGGCGGGCTCTTCTTCTTCGACGCCGACAACCTCGGCCCCTTCCAGACCGGCGAGGGCGGCGGCGGCATCGGCGCCATCTCCGCGGCGGCCGCGATCCTGCTCTTCTCCTACCTGGGCGTCGAGTCCGCCGCGATGAGCGCCGGCGAGGTCCGCGACCCGCGCCGCAACGTCGGCCGCGCCACCATCCTCGGCGTCCTCGGCGCCGCCGGCGTCTACCTGCTCGGCACCCTCGCGGTCTTCGGCACCGTCGCCCACGACAAGCTCGTCGACAGCAAGGCGCCCTTCACGGACGCCGTTAACGTCATGTTCGGCGGCTCCTGGGGCGGCACCCTGGTCGCCTGGGCCGCGATCATCTCCATCCTCGGCGCGCTCAACGGCTGGACGCTGCTCAGCGCCCAGGCGCCGTACGCCGCCGCCAAGGACGGCCTGTTCCCCGCGATCTTCGCCAAGAAGGAGCGGGGCGTGCCCACCGTCGGCGTACTGATCACCGTGATCCTCGCCTCGGCGCTCACCGTCTACCAGTACGCGTCCGACGGTAAGGGAGTCTTCGAACTCCTCGTCACCGTCACGACGTTCATGGCGACCGTGCCCTACCTCCTTGCCGCCGCCGCGCAGATCTACTACCTGCTGTCCGGGCAGGCGGACCGCGTGCACCGCGGACGTCTGGTGCGCGACTCGCTGGTCGCCCTCATCGCCTTCGGCTTCTCGATGTGGCTCGTCGCGGGCTCCGGCTACGAGCCGGTCTACCAGGGCGTGCTGTTCCTGTTCGCCGGAGTCCTCGTGTACGCGTTGATGTCGGCCCGCAAGAAGAAGGCGGGCCTCGCCGAAGCGGCGTGA